One genomic segment of Pseudomonadota bacterium includes these proteins:
- a CDS encoding choice-of-anchor B family protein, translated as MKTRYLPCGFLLLAALLPAGLVQGHDDVVGTRFVASGGFDFGNCDSNHRPCRTLQYALTRVGPGDAIKIASGTYDVSGIDVENLLLGKEGVRGGYSAEDHFHIQDAETNQTRVTGVPDQFRNNFIAHGFVVLDANGNTLPRVVMAKLLAPTGCTNGVAGTFPCHNIDYLAQVQLQEFATQPISASNLWGFVDQDDGREYAVVGHRNGTAVFDVTVPGAPVQVGNIPGNQSLWREVKVYQLPGVNGGPHRAYAYITTEAPGGGLQIIDLSNLPASVTLANTLADFSTSHTLYISNVDYATMAALPNQQAYLYIAGANISGGAFRIYDLVDPVNPHLVTPSPAGNGYMHDSTSMLITDNRTTQCAQAHNPCEVLVDFNETTVDLWDVTDKAAPVRLSTTGYPTASYTHSGWPTADNRFIVVHDELDELRRALNTHIYTLDIADLRAPSMVTSYLGATGATDHNGYNIGNRYYVSHYKRGLVIFDSTNPRALTEVGSFDTYLTPAANSAGTDGAWGVYPFLPSGTILVSDIENGLFLLRKNEIQPPPAPPVVVNPQPPVQGGGSGGGGGGGAFDLAALILLAGFAMLRARKFRS; from the coding sequence ATGAAAACCCGGTACCTGCCCTGTGGATTCCTGCTGCTGGCGGCGTTGCTGCCCGCGGGTCTCGTGCAAGGCCATGACGATGTCGTCGGCACCCGTTTCGTCGCGTCCGGCGGTTTCGACTTCGGCAACTGCGACAGCAATCACCGCCCCTGCCGCACGCTGCAATATGCGTTGACCCGCGTCGGCCCCGGCGATGCGATCAAGATCGCCTCCGGCACCTATGACGTGTCGGGCATCGACGTCGAGAACCTGCTGCTGGGCAAAGAAGGCGTGCGCGGCGGCTATTCCGCCGAGGATCACTTCCACATCCAGGACGCCGAGACCAACCAGACCCGCGTCACGGGCGTGCCGGATCAGTTCCGCAACAACTTCATCGCGCATGGCTTCGTCGTGCTCGACGCCAACGGCAATACGCTGCCGCGCGTCGTCATGGCCAAACTACTCGCGCCTACCGGCTGCACGAACGGCGTTGCCGGCACCTTTCCATGCCACAACATCGACTACCTCGCGCAGGTACAGCTGCAGGAATTCGCGACCCAGCCGATCAGCGCCAGCAACCTGTGGGGTTTCGTCGACCAGGATGACGGCCGCGAATACGCGGTGGTCGGCCATCGCAACGGCACTGCGGTGTTCGACGTCACCGTGCCGGGCGCGCCCGTGCAGGTCGGGAACATTCCGGGCAACCAGTCGTTGTGGCGCGAAGTGAAGGTCTACCAGCTGCCGGGCGTGAACGGTGGCCCGCACCGCGCCTACGCCTACATCACCACCGAAGCGCCGGGCGGTGGCCTGCAGATCATCGATCTCTCCAATCTGCCCGCCAGCGTGACACTCGCCAACACGCTCGCCGACTTCAGCACCTCGCACACGTTGTACATCTCGAACGTGGACTACGCGACGATGGCGGCGCTGCCCAACCAGCAGGCCTATCTATACATCGCGGGGGCGAACATTTCGGGCGGCGCGTTCCGCATCTATGACCTGGTCGATCCGGTGAACCCGCATCTGGTGACTCCATCGCCCGCCGGCAATGGCTACATGCACGACTCCACGTCCATGTTGATCACGGACAACCGTACGACGCAGTGCGCGCAGGCGCACAACCCCTGCGAAGTGCTGGTGGATTTCAACGAGACCACCGTGGACCTGTGGGATGTGACGGACAAGGCCGCGCCCGTGCGCCTCAGCACCACCGGCTATCCCACCGCGAGTTACACCCACTCGGGCTGGCCGACCGCGGACAATCGCTTCATCGTCGTGCACGACGAGCTCGACGAACTGCGCCGCGCGCTCAACACACACATCTACACGCTCGACATCGCGGACCTGCGCGCGCCGAGCATGGTGACGTCGTACCTCGGCGCGACTGGTGCGACCGATCACAACGGCTACAACATCGGCAACCGTTACTACGTGTCGCACTACAAGCGCGGCCTCGTGATATTCGATTCGACCAATCCACGTGCGTTGACGGAGGTGGGCTCGTTCGACACGTACCTGACGCCGGCGGCGAATTCCGCCGGTACCGACGGCGCCTGGGGTGTTTATCCCTTCCTGCCCTCGGGCACGATCCTCGTCAGCGACATCGAAAACGGCTTGTTCCTGCTGCGCAAGAACGAGATCCAGCCGCCGCCGGCGCCGCCGGTCGTGGTGAATCCACAGCCGCCCGTGCAGGGTGGAGGCAGCGGTGGCGGTGGTGGTGGCGGAGCGTTCGATCTCGCGGCCTTGATTTTGTTGGCCGGGTTCGCGATGTTACGCGCCCGCAAATTCCGCAGCTGA
- the mgrA gene encoding L-glyceraldehyde 3-phosphate reductase — MDYLPADSRYKSMRYNRVGASGVRLPAVSLGLWHNFGDVDVFQNGRTIARRAFDLGITHFDLANNYGPSPGSAEETFGALMRKDFMPFRDEMIISSKAGYLMWPGPYGEWGSRKYLVASCDQSLARMGLKYVDIFYSHRFDPDTPLEETMGALDYIVRSGRALYAGISSYNAEQTARAAAILKSLGTPCLIHQPSYSMFNRWIEDGLIAELDKQRMGCIVFSPLAQGLLSNKYLNGIPEGSRAAKHTSLNPESITPAKVEKVKQLNEIAKSRGQSLAQLAVAWTLRHKVVTSSLIGASKVAHVEEAVGALNNLAFSASELAAIEAALK; from the coding sequence ATGGATTACCTGCCCGCCGATTCGCGTTACAAATCGATGCGTTACAACCGCGTGGGCGCGAGCGGCGTGCGGCTGCCGGCCGTCTCGCTCGGTCTGTGGCACAACTTCGGCGACGTCGACGTGTTCCAGAATGGCCGCACCATCGCGCGCCGCGCGTTCGATCTCGGCATCACGCATTTCGACCTGGCTAACAACTATGGCCCGTCGCCCGGTTCCGCGGAGGAAACTTTCGGCGCGCTGATGCGCAAGGATTTCATGCCGTTCCGCGACGAGATGATCATCTCGTCGAAAGCCGGCTACCTCATGTGGCCGGGTCCATATGGCGAATGGGGTTCGCGCAAATATCTCGTGGCGAGCTGCGACCAGTCGCTGGCGCGCATGGGGTTGAAGTACGTCGACATCTTCTACAGCCATCGCTTCGACCCGGACACGCCGCTCGAGGAGACGATGGGCGCGCTGGATTACATCGTCCGCTCGGGCCGCGCCTTGTACGCCGGCATCTCGAGTTACAACGCCGAACAGACCGCGCGGGCCGCGGCCATCCTCAAATCGCTCGGCACTCCCTGCCTGATCCACCAGCCCAGCTACAGCATGTTCAACCGCTGGATCGAGGACGGCCTCATCGCCGAGCTCGACAAGCAGCGCATGGGCTGCATCGTGTTCTCGCCGCTGGCCCAGGGCCTGCTGTCGAACAAGTACCTGAACGGGATTCCCGAAGGTTCGCGCGCGGCGAAGCACACCTCGCTCAACCCGGAATCCATCACGCCGGCGAAAGTGGAGAAGGTGAAGCAGCTCAACGAGATCGCCAAATCACGCGGGCAATCGCTGGCTCAGCTCGCGGTGGCCTGGACCCTGCGGCACAAGGTGGTCACGTCCTCGCTGATCGGCGCGAGCAAGGTCGCGCACGTGGAAGAGGCGGTCGGGGCGCTCAACAATCTGGCTTTTTCAGCCAGCGAATTGGCGGCTATCGAGGCCGCACTGAAGTAG
- a CDS encoding SMP-30/gluconolactonase/LRE family protein yields the protein MRNFSGTSSGLGVLIVAAMGAVACAATPVMAANHAPTEITDGRIDRWDPAMDAIVPKDWKIEKLAEGFGWAEGPIWVKNGGYLLFTDVPGNKMWKWSEKGGLEKFLDPSGAVTFDPAIWREAGANGLAIDGPDSILIADTGNRGIQRLDLKTKKKTPVAMTFEGKKFSSPNDVTKMKNGVVFFTDPPYGFKKFDDAPEKEIPFNGVYRAGADGKVTVIEKELTRPNGVALSPDERTLYVAQSEGSKAIINAYTLDKDGNVTAKKLFHDTTDLANDKAPGAPDGLTVAADGTIFTSAPGGVLVLSKDGKRLGRIWDGKQTANCKFGDDGKTLYMTSSNMVARIRLNIKGQGF from the coding sequence ATGAGGAATTTTTCCGGCACGAGCTCGGGATTGGGTGTGCTCATCGTCGCGGCCATGGGCGCGGTCGCCTGCGCGGCGACTCCCGTCATGGCGGCGAACCACGCGCCGACCGAAATAACAGATGGCCGCATCGATCGCTGGGATCCGGCGATGGACGCCATCGTGCCGAAGGACTGGAAAATTGAGAAACTCGCCGAAGGCTTCGGCTGGGCCGAGGGTCCGATCTGGGTGAAGAACGGTGGCTATCTACTGTTCACCGACGTGCCCGGCAACAAGATGTGGAAGTGGTCCGAGAAAGGCGGCCTCGAGAAATTCCTGGACCCTTCCGGCGCGGTGACGTTCGACCCGGCGATCTGGCGTGAAGCAGGCGCGAACGGACTCGCGATCGATGGGCCCGACAGCATTCTCATCGCGGACACCGGCAACCGCGGCATCCAGCGCCTGGATCTGAAGACGAAGAAGAAGACGCCGGTCGCGATGACTTTCGAAGGCAAGAAGTTCTCGAGCCCGAACGACGTGACGAAGATGAAGAACGGCGTGGTGTTCTTCACCGATCCGCCGTACGGCTTCAAGAAGTTCGACGATGCGCCCGAGAAGGAAATCCCGTTCAACGGCGTGTATCGCGCCGGCGCGGACGGCAAAGTCACGGTCATCGAGAAGGAGCTGACGCGGCCGAACGGCGTCGCGCTGTCGCCGGACGAGCGCACTTTGTACGTGGCACAGTCCGAAGGCAGCAAGGCGATCATCAACGCCTACACGCTGGACAAGGACGGCAACGTCACCGCGAAAAAGCTGTTCCACGACACCACGGATCTCGCCAACGACAAGGCGCCGGGCGCACCGGACGGTTTGACCGTGGCCGCCGACGGCACCATCTTCACGAGCGCGCCGGGTGGCGTGCTGGTCTTGTCGAAGGACGGCAAGCGCCTCGGCCGTATCTGGGACGGCAAACAAACCGCCAACTGCAAATTCGGCGACGATGGCAAGACGCTGTACATGACCTCGTCCAACATGGTGGCGCGCATCCGCCTCAACATCAAAGGCCAGGGATTCTAG
- a CDS encoding gluconate:H+ symporter, with product MEIWYVFGSIVLLVLLISWGKVQPFLAFLVASSVAAILLGLPIDKVPGVLEKGVGNILGGLLGIVCIGAMFGKLVANSGAAQKIAMVLMRVFGEKHLTWAMMFTGFLVGIPLFYNVGFVLLVPLVFSVVQQTKVPPIYLGIPMFASLSVTHGYLPPHPAPTAMLPMFGADIGTTIFYGILVGLPAMICAGPLYARLFRNVKSNPITLFVAPLKPENELPSAFNCFASALLPVGLITCSMAVSLAPDNLQPLLKFVTNPLIVMLIALAVATYTLGLARGMKIQPLMDDYGNSVKDIAVILLIIAGAGTLKEVFVATGVDKNISDLLTGISIDPLVLGWLIAGVIRVSLGSATVAGMTAAGLMAPVVANAHVDPNLMVLAVGAGSLMFSHVNDSGFWMAKEYFNLSLKDTILSWTLMEGIVGVVGITGVLILEAIIT from the coding sequence ATGGAAATCTGGTACGTATTCGGCTCGATCGTTTTACTCGTGCTGCTGATCAGCTGGGGGAAGGTGCAGCCGTTCCTCGCATTCCTCGTGGCCTCGTCGGTCGCGGCGATCCTTCTGGGGTTGCCGATCGACAAAGTGCCGGGCGTGCTGGAAAAAGGCGTCGGCAACATCCTCGGCGGGTTGCTGGGAATCGTCTGCATCGGCGCCATGTTCGGCAAACTGGTCGCCAACAGCGGCGCCGCGCAGAAGATCGCCATGGTGCTGATGCGCGTGTTCGGCGAGAAACACCTCACGTGGGCGATGATGTTCACTGGTTTCCTGGTCGGCATCCCGCTGTTCTACAACGTGGGCTTCGTGCTGCTGGTGCCGCTGGTGTTCTCGGTGGTGCAGCAGACCAAGGTGCCGCCCATTTACCTCGGCATCCCGATGTTCGCGTCGTTGTCGGTGACGCACGGCTACCTGCCGCCGCATCCGGCGCCGACCGCGATGCTGCCGATGTTCGGCGCCGACATCGGCACGACCATCTTCTACGGCATCCTGGTGGGGCTGCCCGCGATGATCTGCGCCGGGCCGCTGTACGCCCGGTTGTTCCGCAACGTGAAGTCGAATCCCATCACGTTGTTCGTCGCGCCGCTCAAGCCCGAGAACGAGCTGCCGAGCGCGTTCAACTGCTTCGCCAGCGCGCTGCTGCCGGTGGGGCTGATCACCTGCTCGATGGCGGTCTCGCTGGCGCCGGACAACCTGCAGCCACTGCTCAAGTTCGTCACCAATCCGCTCATCGTGATGTTGATCGCGCTGGCCGTTGCGACGTACACGCTCGGCCTGGCGCGCGGCATGAAGATCCAGCCGCTGATGGACGACTACGGCAACTCGGTGAAGGACATCGCGGTGATCCTGCTGATCATCGCCGGCGCGGGCACGCTGAAAGAGGTGTTCGTGGCGACCGGCGTCGACAAGAACATCTCCGACCTGCTCACGGGAATCTCGATCGATCCGCTGGTGCTTGGCTGGCTGATCGCCGGCGTGATCCGCGTGTCGTTAGGCTCGGCCACGGTGGCCGGCATGACGGCCGCGGGGTTGATGGCGCCGGTCGTGGCCAACGCGCATGTCGATCCGAACCTCATGGTGCTCGCGGTCGGCGCCGGTAGTTTGATGTTCTCGCACGTCAACGATTCGGGCTTCTGGATGGCGAAGGAATACTTCAACCTGTCGCTCAAGGACACCATCCTGAGCTGGACGCTCATGGAAGGCATCGTCGGGGTCGTCGGCATCACCGGCGTGTTGATTCTGGAGGCCATCATCACCTAG
- a CDS encoding DMT family transporter, translating to MTRLLPYLLGIVAGFGLSVQVGMNSQLRRTLQNANTAALISFVVGILGLIALLLVTRTEIPSRDTFASVPLWAWFGGLFGAFYVASSTVIAAQLGTTSLLALALLGQLATALIIDHFGWLGLPEHPITLVRMAGVGLLGAGVWLITR from the coding sequence ATGACCCGCCTGCTGCCGTACCTGCTCGGTATCGTCGCCGGGTTCGGCCTGAGCGTGCAGGTCGGCATGAATTCGCAGTTGCGGCGCACGCTGCAGAACGCCAACACCGCCGCGCTCATCAGCTTCGTGGTTGGCATCCTCGGCCTCATCGCCTTGTTGCTGGTCACGCGCACGGAGATTCCCTCGCGCGACACCTTCGCGAGCGTGCCGCTGTGGGCCTGGTTCGGTGGCTTGTTCGGCGCTTTCTACGTGGCCAGCTCCACCGTGATCGCCGCGCAGCTCGGAACCACGAGCCTGCTGGCGCTGGCGCTGCTGGGCCAGCTCGCCACCGCGCTGATCATCGACCACTTCGGCTGGCTGGGCCTGCCGGAACACCCCATTACCCTGGTCCGCATGGCGGGCGTAGGCTTGCTCGGCGCGGGTGTCTGGCTCATCACACGTTGA